A stretch of the Gossypium hirsutum isolate 1008001.06 chromosome D07, Gossypium_hirsutum_v2.1, whole genome shotgun sequence genome encodes the following:
- the LOC107954002 gene encoding uncharacterized protein — protein MNEESNQQHHQRDHRNDGNPAVQSRRLTSTASSSSSSSKTSVHVTALDGLVNVNSLFTVAVFVGLSLTTPGQHSLENRAPCDAGVDVAKKLLVFEVVSFSFFLFSSLVAQGLKLAINLLNSKDVDEAFRAHINLKVLRFGMMGSAVGSVMGCLFLMLSMVNVIEIRLGLLSCGSKSSVHAAAALVVLVSLALLVYISTAVYAFLH, from the exons ATGAACGAGGA GTCCAACCAGCAGCACCACCAAAGGGACCACCGAAACGACGGCAACCCCGCGGTCCAGTCCAGAAGGCTAACGTCCACAGCCTCTTCTTCTTCGTCATCATCAAAAACAAGCGTCCACGTTACAGCCTTAGACGGTCTAGTCAACGTCAATTCCCTCTTCACCGTAGCTGTCTTCGTCGGCCTTTCTTTGACAACCCCAGGTCAACACAGTCTCGAGAACCGAGCACCATGCGACGCCGGCGTCGATGTCGCGAAAAAGCTCTTGGTCTTCGAAGTTGTCTCTTTCAGCTTCTTCCTTTTCTCGTCGTTGGTGGCGCAAGGACTGAAACTGGCCATCAATTTGTTGAACAGTAAAGACGTCGACGAAGCGTTCAGGGCGCACATTAACCTTAAAGTTTTGAGGTTCGGGATGATGGGCTCCGCTGTCGGGTCCGTCATGGGGTGTTTGTTTTTGATGCTGTCGATGGTGAATGTGATTGAGATACGGTTGGGGCTGTTGTCTTGTGGGAGCAAATCTTCGGTTCATGCGGCGGCGGCGCTGGTTGTGCTGGTTTCTTTGGCTCTGCTGGTTTATATTTCCACGGCGGTTTACGCTTTCTTGCATTGA